Below is a genomic region from Fusarium oxysporum f. sp. lycopersici 4287 chromosome 12, whole genome shotgun sequence.
GAGAAAACAATGTTGGCAGAGAATGATCCACCTCTACTGTCGTCACAGTATTTGCTAGCATCAGCATATGCATCTAACAGGCAGACAAAAGAGTCAATCAAACTGCTCGAGCACATGGTTGCAATAAGATCAGATTTAGCGGAGAATCACCCAGATCGACTGGCGTCACAGCATATACTTGCAAGAGTATATCGATTAAACGGGCAGATAAAAGAGTCAATTAAACTGCTAGAGCATGAGGTTGCAGTTCAGGTAGACTTAGGAGAGAATCACCCAGATCGACTGGCGTCACAGCACGAGCTTGCATCAGCATATCTATCTAACGGGCAGATGAAAGATGCAATTGAACTGCTTGAGCATGTTGCATTTCGGACAGACTTAGCGGAGACTCACCCGGATCGGCTGAGATCACAGGAAAAGCTTGCATCAGTATATCAATCTAACGGACAGATAAAAGATGCAATTAAGCTACTAGAGCATGTAGTTGCAGTTGAGGCGGATATATTAGCAGAGAATCACCCAGATCGACTGGCGTCACAGCATATACTTGCAAGAGTATGTCTATCTAACGGACAGATGAAAGATGCAATTAAGCTGCTGGAGCATATAGTTGCAGTTGAGGCGGATATATTAGCAGAGAATCACCCACATCGGCTAATATCACAACATTGTCTTGCAGTGGCATATGATTCCGATGGAAGATTGGATGACGCAATTAAACTGCGCGAGCATGTGGGTTGCAGTTAGGACAGGTATATTACCAGAGGACGATCTCTATCCGCTGTTATCAGAATTTGAACTCGGAGTAGCATACATAAGGAATGGGCAAACAAAAGAGGCGATTGAAATACTTGAGCATGTGGTTGCAGTCCAGGCGGTTACACTATCAGAGGATCATCCTGATCGGCGGCAATCAATAGAGGTGTTACAGTACTGCTATTGTATGTTAGAGGACGTCAGAGTTTCAGAAGGAGTCAGACAGCTACTGTTGATGAAATATAGTTAGCTCTTCTGGGCGTTACGAAAGTTGGAGTCCGGAGAATTGTTTTCAAAACCTACTCGGGATGTGTGGAGAGCAGTCGAGCATATATTTGCTTTTATTATGTTTTATTTATTTGTATAGCTCAGTTGGGATCATCACTTATCAACCTAGCTGCCGCGGGAAATGCTAGATGAATATCATAGCCAACATGTAGCTGCTAGGAAACAGTACGGCACATGATAATACCTACAGTGGAAAGGCCGTCTGTATCAAAGATTTATCGTAAACCAACTGGTTTCACCCAACCTCAAAGCTCCATGACATCGTTAGCAATTATTCTGCCAGGTACAGATGCGACAGCAGCGAGGTGGAGAAGATGGTATTACAAAGCTGTATTCATGGCAATAATATCATATTGCCATGATGCAAGTGTTATCATGATGCTGTGAACTGCAAAAGCTTACCCAAGTAAGAAATTTCGGAGAATAAGCGGCGTTCCGTAGGATTATGAAAAACCCATACAGTCATCTAACTAGGATAGTCCTACACAGCATTTATGAAGACTTTCCGCAATACCACCTTGTTTCTCAAAATGACTGCTCAGGAGGACAATCCGCCGAAGAAAGCAGCATATTGCTTCAAAAAGAGCTATACGGAACATAGTCAACCGACTGAAAAAGTCAATTTCTGGCCATTTTGCCTATTCTGGCTAATAACCACCAAGACGTACATAAAAGACAGCCATGCATCTATGTTGACAACAAAGACCGATCTAATTGAACCAGCTTCTCTTGAGTAAACTAAATTCCAACCAATTCACTACTAGCAATACAAAATGCCCTCGACGACAGTGCGCTTCCTGAGCCTTGGTGCTTTCTTCTTATGCAAGGCTTCGGCCCATGGCCATGTATCCGAGgttctcatcaacgacaaaAGCTACTGCGGCCACGATCCCACCAAAGTTCCCTACGGACCTCAACCGGAAAGCATCACCTGGACGAACGGTGCCAAAGACAACGGCTTCGTCATCTCCACTGCGAGCGCACTGTCTTCTCCAGACATCATCTGCCACCTCAACGCTACCAACGGGCATCTAACCGCAGACGTCACTGCTGGCGCGACCATAACGGTGCGCTGGTCGGATTGGCCTGAAGCGCACTGGGGACCTGTTCTTGATTACATGGCGCGATGTCCGAATGATGATTGCACAGCAGTGGATAAGACCAAGTTGAAGTTTTTCAAGATTGATGAGATGGGGCAGTTGACGAGGGGAACTGTGCCTGGTAAGCCAGGGTATTGGGCGAATAACAAACTTCGTGATGAAGACTTCTCATGGAACATAACGATCCCGGCTAAACTAGCACCCGGAAGCTATGTCCTCAGACATGAAATCATTGCCCTGCATGCGGGAGGCGCTGAGGGAACAACACAGATGTATCCTCAATGTATCAACCTGTTTATCAAGGTGATGGCACTGCACAGCCTGATGGCTTGTTTGCGACGGATTTATATTCTTCTACGGATCCGGGTTTGCTGCATAATGTTTTTGTGGATGAGTGGAGTAATGCAGAGTACATCATCCCGGGACCTTCAGTAGTCAAGTTTTAGAACAGTTAGCTTGAAAATAGCCAGGGAATGAAGATTTGCCAAGGGTTTGTCAAGCCTTGCTTTGCAGATCAGGACCCGCAGTGATTAGTTTGGACTCTGCCCTCggggagaaagaaaacatcAGACCTTGATATGggatattaaaataaaatcGTCAGaagttattataagtttATGCTAACTTACTTAGTCTTGTCACTTAGGATCGAGGTCCTAAGACTTCTTGCCCCCCCTAACGTGCGTGATGATTACTTTTAAACCCCGCGCGCTCCCCAATTAGGGAAGCGCGCTCTTTATGGCTTGAGCTTAGCTCGATTTATGGATCGTTTCGACACCATTTATCAGCTGTAGTCCAGTAATGGCGATCATGCATTTGAGGNNNNNNNNNNNNNNNNNNNNNNNNNNNNNNNNNNNNNNNNNNNNNNNNNNNNNNNNNNNNNNNNNNNNNNNNNNNNNNNNNNNNNNNNNNNNNNNNNNNNNNNNNNNNNNNNNNNNNNNNNNNNNNTTTCCCATAGGACATGTACCAGTCCCAGATAACTATCTACCCTTCAAAAATATTAGCACAACTATAAGCTCTCCTTTTTATACCCTCCTTTCAGAACCTCAATACTCAACatggttgttgttgctgtaGCCGGAGGCACTGGCGGCATAGGCGGCGCCATCGTCGATACCCTGCGCCCAAACCCTCACCATAAGATGATCATTCTAACTCGCAAGGCGAGATGTCCAGCGATAACTACAAACCAAGAAACAACCACGTAGGAGAGATGAAACACTGACATGGTAAGGCGCGAGTACCTGAGAACAGCACCTGCGCTCTCTGCATGAGCCTTTCTCTATTCACTTAAAAGGCTAGCAGTGTTGACTCACTCTGAAGTAACCTTGACTGACCTTGACAGATTTTATCTATCAAAGAAAGAATCAACGACCGTACCAGCTTCGCATCACAATACCTCTAGACATCAATTAGTATCTGCATAATTGTAGTAACAAAAAGAACATCGCAACGGAAACAACATGTTCTTCTAGTCTCTCGTACCTACCTATGCAAACCACTTATTTATCGCGAATACCATCATCGCAATAATAGGCGAGAAACACCACAGCATCACCCACGCTTTGGACCCAGTACTAACGGCTTTCATACCGTGTTGCTCGCACTCGAACTGGATCGTTTCGAGAACGTCTGCATGATTCTCGACGGACTCTCTTGGAGCCGAGATACGGTCATGACATCAGTATACATCCTCCTTTACGCTACATCTTAACCTCAATTAAACCCCAATTGCCCTTTAATAGGCTCTCTTGATATTGTATTTTCATCTTGTGCTTGAGGTAGCATTATTGTAGCAACATTGTCCCTTTCCCTAGTAAGAGAGTCCCTAGTAAAACTATTCCTAGTATGATAAGTCCTAGCATAAAAGTCCATAGtaagttataataaatcCAAACTCTTGATTTCTTCTGTAAAGGAATCCTCTAAAGTCTTATTGCCGTATTAATTCAAGAGACAAAATTAAATACTAAACCTCCGGAAGACTCGTAGGTGTCACAGCCTGCTCCTCTCATTGCTTGCTCATAGCCTGAGGAAAAGGCGTCAACACTGGTGAAATATCACCCCACCATTTATCACCATAGCGCTTGTACCAATTAATCGTCCTTCTCAAGCCCTCATCAAAGCTTGTCTTCTGTGTCCAACCCAgcatcttgagcttggtaGCATCGACAGCGTATCTTTGATCGTTGAAGGGACGGTCGTCAGTATATTTTACCCAGCGCTGAAATTCGCTCGTGTCTTTGACATCGATACCCATCTCGGCGAGAATGATATGACAGAGTTGAAGATTGGAGATCTCGTCGCTGGAGCCAATGTTGTAGATTTGACCGATTTCGCCTTTGTGAAGAATGGTATCAAAGGCGTTGGCGGCATCTCCTGCAAATAGGTACCGGCGAGTTGGACTACCGTCTCCATGGAGGATGACAGGTTGGCCGCGTTGAAGTAACGAGATGAACTTGGGGATGATTTCTGCAACCAAAATTAGAGCCAATGCAACGAAAGGATGACACGGCTACTTACTCTCAGGGTACTGATGCGGACCATAAACATTATTACTTCTCACAATAATAACAGGAAGTTTAAAGCTCTTCTGATACGAATTTACCAACATTTCCGCAGCAGCCTTACTCGCGGCGTACGGATTCGTCGGCGACAGAATACTCGCCTCAGGAAGATCATCATTCCCATGCGCAACCTCTTCATAAACCTCATCCGTTGAAATGTGAATAAACCGCTTGATGCCCACTATTTTCGCACTCTCAAGAAGAACGTGCGTGCCGTATACATTAGTCTCGGTGAAGCCGTATGAATTGCCGAAACTGAGATCGACGTGCGATTGCGCAGCGAAATGGAAGATGGTGTCGATGTTATAGCGATTTAGGCAGTCTATGACTTCGCTAGGACTTGTGATATCGCCTTGATAGAAGGTGAAATCGGGTTTCTCGCGTAGAGCACGTGTATTGTTGAGGGAGGAGCAGTAATCTAGCTTATCGAATGAAATGACGTTGTAAGTACCGGGGTAGGTTAGAACGAGGCGTCGGACAAGCCATGAAGCACTGATACCTTGTTAGATTGTGACTGTCTTCTTCTAGTGATAACTTACATGAAGCCCTTCACCACCTGTGatcatgatgttcttgacATCTTGCTGAGGTTCCGAATTTAGTGCTGCCAGTTAGAATGGCGCGTGCTGGCAGATNNNNNNNNNNNNNNNNNNNNNNNNNNNNNNNNNNNNNNNNNNNNNNNNNNNNNNNNNNNNNNNNNNNNNNNNNNNNNNNNNNNNNNNNNNNNNNNNNNNNNNNNNNNNNNNNNNNNNNNNNNNNNNNNNNNNNNNNNNNNNNNNNNNNNNNNNNNNNNNNNNNNNNNNNNNNNNNNNNNNNNNNNNNNNNNNNNNNNNNNNNNNNNNNNNNNNNNNNNNNNNNNNNNNNNNNNNNNNNNNNNNNNNNNNNNNNNNNNNNNNNNNNNNNNNNNNNNNNNNNNNNNNNNNNNNNNNNNNNNNNNNNNNNNNNNNNNNNNNNNNNNNNNNNNNNNNNNNNNNNNNNNNNNNNNNNNNNNNNNNTTCTGAATCTCTGCGCCTCCGTGATATTGTTAGCGGTATGATCGAGTTAGAGACGGATTATTATACGAGAGAACTATCCGTTATTCAACCCATCGTGTACcgtctcaacaccaacctgCACTCTTAAGTCCCCAGTTCACCACTGTCCTTCATTCTACATTCTGGaacttcaacaacttctATCACCCTATAGAACACATTCGTCAAAATGTCTGGAATCAGGACAAACCGCACAAATGGCACAAGCGGCTTGCACATTCGTGTACCCAACCGCTTCCTCATCTGGGGCGGTCACGGCTGGATCGCCGGCCTTCTCAAAgacctcctccaccaccaaggCAAAGAAGTCTACACCACAACAATCCGCATGGAAGATCGTGACGACGTTGCCAAAGCACTTGAAGTCTTGAAGCCAACGCACGTTCTTGACGCTGCGGGCTGTATAGGACGACCTAACGTCGATTGGTGCGAGGATAACAAGGCGCAGACCGTGCGCTCTAATGTTGTCGGTACTTTGACGCTTGCAGATGAGTGTGATAAGCGAGGTATTCATTGCACTGTTTTTGCGACTGGGTATATCTATCAGTATGATGAGGAGCATCCTATTGGGGGGCCTGGATTCAAGGAGACTGATGCTCCGAACTTTGATGGGAGCTTTTATTCTATGACCAAGGCCCATGTTGAACCTGTGAGTGTTTCTGATCCTGGTGATATACATGTCTGATACGAGTACATATAGATCTTGGCTAGCTTTAAGAATGTCTTGATCCTCCGCCTTCGCATGCCAGTAAGCGACGATCTCAACCACCGAAACTTCGTCACCAAGATTTCCGAGTACGAATTCGTCGTCGACATACCCAATAGCAACACCATTCTTCACAACCTCCTCCCAGCATCGATAATCCTCGCTGAGAACAAAGATGCCGGGGTTTACGACTTTACCAATCCTGGGGCTATCTCACATAATGAGGTGCTTGGCTTGTTCAAGGAGATTGTAAGACCCGGGTTCACATGGAAGAACTTTAGTATTGAGGATCAGGCTAGGGTGATCAAGGCTGGACGAAGTAATTGTCAGTTGGATACTGCTATGTTGGTGAAAAAGATGATGGGGTATGGGCATGAGATTCCGGAGGTTCATGAGGCTTACAGGCAGTGTTTTGAGAGGATGAAGGCTGCGGGGATCCAGTGGTTATTAATACTGGTCAATAGTCTCATTTTTCTTCAGTCTGTTTGTCAACGTCCGTCGCTCGATAGatcttaatttaattatGGTTACCTCGATTTTCGCACTCTCTCGAAGCTATTCACTTCTGGTCGTTCAAATCCTTTCAAATCTCACAACTAGGTTGCATTCAAGGCTATGTACCAAGTATCACACTTTATCACTTTACACTGCTACTCGTTTTAAAACTCCTTTCTTCATCAGGATTACCAATCCTCCGCACAATCCCCTGGTACGAACGGTGCTCAATCCATCTCCAGGACCATCTTGGCCTCAGGACAATAAGAGTAAATATGCTCCCGCCTCACTTTCGTCCCCCATATACTCCCATGCATCCATCCCGTTCCACCAATATGATACCCCATAGGCTCATAAGACCCATCGCGCCAATCATCTATACCTTTCACCCACTGCCCCGGACTTCCAGGCAGCTccatctgcttcatcatgttcaCATGCTCGCACTCTTCTTTATCATAGTCGCCTTCGCATCTCGGCTCGGGTACTACCTCCCCAGGCCCGCCGTTCATTGCCCCTGAAAAGAGCTGGGACACAGAGCCATTTGCGACTTGACCATCAATGTGGTGACCAAGACGCGTTGAGAGCCAGACATCCTCGGGATCGCTGTCGTTGGCGCGCTGTTGGTTCTGCAGGATGCTGATGATACTGCTTACCCGACGGATCGATAGTCCTCCATTGCCACCGTAGCGTCCTCTTGTATCCCAAGGTGCCCCGGCATAGCGTTGTTGCTCACGGTAAGACTTGCATTATCGTTGCTATCGGCTGGTACATTTCTGGAAgagatgttgttgataagtGTATCATCGGCCTCATGGTGGCTTTGCTTGGAATAATCCTGTGAGTGACTGATGATAAGTGCTTTGTACTTGTTGACTAATCTTTTGTAGGTACTCGGCTGCTATTTTGAGACAGGGCCATAGAGCATAAAATTAGACCAATGTAAAATTAGAAATAGAACGCAGAACATATAGATATACTTGTGATACTGTACAAATATTCTTTAAAGTATCACATGCATCCAACTCGCGCAGGTTCATATCAGTGAGATGCTGCATGCTTGCGGGTGAAAAGAGTGGGAGTTGATTGAGATGCACACTGGAGGGGAATGGTAAATTATTCCACTTTTGGAGGGGCTCGGGGCATTGATTTACGGAGCTTGGGGCCATTGGCCCTGCGTCCAGATTATGTTAGAATGGGGACTCAGAGACAGTGGCAGGACCCTAAACTCGGCTGTGGACAGTGTAGATGGTCAATATCGCGAAtgataaataaataaacaaTGTACACTGCGCAAGTCTATGAGATTAAGGTTTCATCATCAGCGTATTGCTTAATATTATCAATGCGTCTAACGGCTGCTTGATTTACGAGACTCTGTCCAAGTTGATGCATGCTGTTGCTTGTGAGTGGCTGCATGTTTGAGCGGGTCGGGTTGATGATCCGCTAAGCGTAGTGTTAGAACATTACCCTATATGGAATCTAAAAGTAAAGTAATCTCAGATCTTATACATGCATTGTCTACAAGACAGGTTAAAGAGTCGGGAGCTTCAACAAGGCCACGATATCGAATTATCTTAGGCGTAGACAGATTGATATTTAGCCAAGGACGTCTGCAaaaaatagtattattaagatattgACACAAATATCCGGTTGCAACGTATGACCAGGCATTCACCATTTCATGAGACCAAGACAACAATCCAGAGCGACCGGCGCTCTGTTACAATCATGCTCAATTACGCGTGAAGTTAGAATGCATCCATAAGAAACGGAAGTTTCAGGGGTTCTGTACGATGTATATATTGACTTTCAGCAACATgatgaaaaaagaaaaatgaAACAAAGCAAATCGAAATAAAAGTTAGAGAATATGCAGCTCTCGTAGCCATGTTCGCCATCCTAAAACATATAAACATCCTTCTTTGTACGCCTGTTCAGAAACTGCACGCGTCAGCTCCTCTAAAGCAACTCACCGGCATTCCCACAACTCCTTCCATATACTCGCCATGATCAACAACTCTTTATATATTCCTTCTGCTAAGCTTTTATACAGGACTAAGAGTACACTTTCAGCAAGAATCTTCTGTCTAGCCTCAGTATACTTGTCATTTCTTCCCATTACTGGTCTGCTTTTCTCACCTTTCGCATCGCTGCCTCTCGTGCCATCTCCAACAGACTATCGCGCTAAGTCAATCCCTCGCCTTCCTCGCTGTCATTTATCTGCGCGTCTTGTCTCAAGAGTCCTGGAACAGTCTCTCGACCATTTTGCGGACGTCTTCGATCTGAAGTTAGGGGACTTTGGATCTGAGACACTTGCATACGTGGGACTAGAGCACCGTGCCGGGCAAGACTGGGTCTTTTGGCCTGAAGCTGACCTCTTTCAGAGTCACTTGActcctcaagttcaagagccttcttgtccttcttgtccatctcaacatcaatgTCTTGCTCCGATGCCAATAGCACCTTGGCCCTCATAGTCTCTCAAGTCCTGTCGTTCTTGACGCAAGGCCCTGTCCAAGGTCTCTGACATCAGAGCATTGTACTTTTCGATAAGGGTATCCTTCTCTGCGAGTATCTTCATCAACCCCTCACGATCAGCTGTCATCTCTGCAATCCGAGCTTCCAGCTTCTGACCATGGCCTTGACTCTCTGCAAGACTCCCCTCAGGGCCTCGCATTTCGCTTCGAGAGTGAGGCATTGGACAATTCCTTGGCGTATAAGCTCGGAATTCTTCTTTGCATTTCTCTTATCGAGATCTGCCATTTTGGGCCTCGTGCTATCTTTAGTAATGTTCGTGTGGGTGAAGTGTTAGTCCTTGTTTTCAATTGTTTATGTTGGGTTGAGCTTTTGATTTGATGTCAGAAGCCTTCTTACCATTAGAGAGTGTTGTCGTTTGGATTGACAAATTTTCGTCGGGCTTATATGAAGCTGTCTAGAAGAGTCAGCATTTATACTTAGAATCTGCAAATCGGCCTTTTATGAAATGGCCAATATCCTGCACCTGATATTCGTATACGATTTTGGACCAGCTGTCCTATCTGTGTTCACAAACCTCGATGTTTGATCATTTAGTATTCCGCGAGGGGATTGGCGTGTTCTGTGTTCTAAGCTGACTatggccttgatgaagcATTCCTCTTGGTAACTTACTGTTCTATATGGGCTTGTTCATCGTGTGTTCATTTTCGCAGGCAGTCGTTTAATACAAAACAGATATAGACACTGTATAGTGTTCTGCGAGTACAGTTACTTTGGGCCCAAATGTAAGTAATGATAAACAAGATAATATATCATCTTCTGTTTTGTTTGTTAATAGGGACTGAGAAGGCAGTGGTTGAAATACAGGCTCAGCATAGGTCCAGGTGTAGTCTCCACATCTGTAGAGGACGTTCAGTCAATGACCTTTGATTGGATAACAAAGAGGCGTGAGCGTTCAATTGGACGTAAAATGGATCAAATGTTCATATTCTATCTCTGCTCAACTAGGAAAACCTGCTCCGGGACTCTTCAACCTTAAACGCAGAGCCTGCTCCAACGACTGGAAACTTGCCCATTAAAATAATGCTGCTATGGTCTATGATGATTATGATGGATGTAAGCAGGTAGGTCCAAATACGTGCTAAACATACTGAAAATTGTAAAGACGTGATTCTCGCTTAGTTCGCGTTTTGCACCGAATGGCTTTCGTTTTTCAGGATCATCGAGGAGATGGGATGGAGTATCGAACGTGGCAACAGCGAAGAGACCACGGTCAGAAGCGCATTGCCGCTTAAGGGTGATGTTGGGATTGATAAGGGCTAGACAACCAGGTACGCATTCCTTGATTGACGACCATGTTCTCAAGCGGTTGTCGGCGGACCGTAAACAGTGGAGTGTACGTCGCATTCCTCTCTTCTTTAATGTTGGAGACGCAATGTGCCAATGAGTAAATTATAACCCAGTCTGGGTAGCGACTGCTCTTGGGTGGTTCGTGCCAAGCGCCCTCTATAGGTTCTGGATGCGGTGGAAATTTCATTGGTCGGATCGACGGTGAAGGTGTCTCTAAACGTGGTGCAAAGAATCTATTGAGTATCGCGGCAGGGGCCAGCGTCCGGGGCGAGTGGCTGGTCAGTTCGCTGTCTGACATTTTAGTGGCTGGGAATCGGTGGCGTTGCCGATGGACTTACAACTTCTGGCCCAAGGCTCTCTTTCTCGTCAGCTTTCATCGTTGGGATAGCAAAGGCGACCTAGGACCAGTGAAGTCCTGTTCTGGACAGGGATACATAGCGGAGGTGCGAGATATCAACACGACAATGAGCTTTCTTCTACCAACACCCAACATCAAAAGCGCTCGCACAAACCCGCTGCCATTGCCGCCAAGACTGGCGGGTGCAAGTGGCGTTCAGCAGCTGAGTATGGTAGCGCCGGTCACTTCGCTTAGCTTTGCGAACAGTGCCAGTCCCTGCCACCCCTCCTTTTTGAACAGTTATACATTGGAGTGACAAGTACTGAATAGGGTCACCATGTGTTACAAAGTACATCTATGTACAGCCGTGAATAAGCCACTTTCGCTTTGGTCCAGGTCACAACAACTTATCCCCGTGTAGAATGAACCCCTGAACCTGGCCTCTTTTGACTATGCCACACTTTCAGCACTGGGGCCACTATTCCCTTTTGGCTTATCAACCCAGTCGTCGGATCGATACCTGATAGACGGGTAAGGTGAGTTCTCTGACAACATGAAGAGGCGTTCCAAGGTATTGTTCTGGTAATGCAACCGCGAAGATGACAAAGGGGGGCAATGAAATATCTCACTCTACCGAAGAAGTCACTTTACTCTCTTTGACAATCTAGAGCAAGAAAACACAAGAAGTTCCGCGAGTCTATCTGCAAACCTGCAACTAGTGAAATGGCCTGGATCTCTCTGACGGAATAGATTTCCCCACACTTGACCTCTGCTTTTCCCATTTACCCGGCTGTCAGGGTGGATATATTGACCCCGATCGCACTCGCAAGGTCCCCCGCTCTATTTGCCGTGTTTCATGGGCTATCCACGCCAGGGAGTCCATCCCGCAAGGCTCACCCCCACCCACGGTGCGTGATCGACCCACCAACGTCTGACCTTGCCAAACCATCTTATTAGAAGAAGTACATAGCGCGCGCGGCAGAGCCACAGGGGTAGAGCAACCGTCCCAAGTAACATAGGCGAAGAGAAATAAAGCTAGTGGGTTCACGTCTGCTGAGCTGCTCAGCTTACGGGCGTAGTGTCCTCTCCTCGCACTCGCCAATTAGCTAACATGCAATCGTACTCAATTGTCTGGGTGGTAGATTTGTCATCAATATAGAGCACCTAGATCCTATTGGATATGCTACAGCAGCAATGTGAAGTGGCTTGGCCACGATGATATATCACTTTCCTACAGGCGGACGGCTTAGCCCAAAGACgaaagaagaggaaataaCACAAGTGATCATCTCTCTCGCTTAATTTGTCTGTTGAAGGGTTTTCCCAAGCTGCCTCCTGTCAATGCTTTCTCgtcttctcttcatcctttcATTCTCGCTTCTGGTCCGGCTTTGAGGGCAAGTGAGGAAATAGCCTCCTTATAACAGGATCTCTGCCACGCTTAACTCATCCATCATGTCAGACTCGGACATCGAGATGCCTTCATACCCTGAAACTCCATCACTCGTTACCCAACCCAGCCCAGACTCCCCCAAAACACCAGCTGAATCTGACAACGATACTCCCTCTACCATCTCAAGAGTAGGGAATACCTACCCTTTACTTTAACTACTGTAGGCTAAACAAAGCGCCAGCTCACAGCATCAGCTCTACCCCTATACTCCAGTT
It encodes:
- a CDS encoding dTDP-glucose 4,6-dehydratase (At least one base has a quality score < 10) encodes the protein MITGGEGLHCFMAYYCSSLNNTRALREKPDFTFYQGDITSPSEVIDCLNRYNIDTIFHFAAQSHVDLSFGNSYGFTETNVYGTHVLLESAKIVGIKRFIHISTDEVYEEVAHGNDDLPEASILSPTNPYAASKAAAEMLVNSYQKSFKLPVIIVRSNNVYGPHQYPEKIIPKFISLLQRGQPVILHGDGSPTRRYLFAGDAANAFDTILHKGEIGQIYNIGSSDEISNLQLCHIILAEMGIDVKDTSEFQRWVKYTDDRPFNDQRYAVDATKLKMLGWTQKTSFDEGLRRTINWYKRYGDKWWGDISPVLTPFPQAMSKQ
- a CDS encoding dTDP-glucose 4,6-dehydratase yields the protein MSGIRTNRTNGTSGLHIRVPNRFLIWGGHGWIAGLLKDLLHHQGKEVYTTTIRMEDRDDVAKALEVLKPTHVLDAAGCIGRPNVDWCEDNKAQTVRSNVVGTLTLADECDKRGIHCTVFATGYIYQYDEEHPIGGPGFKETDAPNFDGSFYSMTKAHVEPILASFKNVLILRLRMPVSDDLNHRNFVTKISEYEFVVDIPNSNTILHNLLPASIILAENKDAGVYDFTNPGAISHNEVLGLFKEIVRPGFTWKNFSIEDQARVIKAGRSNCQLDTAMLVKKMMGYGHEIPEVHEAYRQCFERMKAAGIQWLLILVNSLIFLQSVCQRPSLDRS
- a CDS encoding hypothetical protein (At least one base has a quality score < 10), coding for MPHSRSEMRGPEGSLAESQGHGQKLEARIAEMTADREGLMKILAEKDTLIEKYNALMSETLDRALRQERQDLRDYEGQGAIGIGARH